The Cloeon dipterum chromosome X, ieCloDipt1.1, whole genome shotgun sequence genome includes a window with the following:
- the LOC135947090 gene encoding uncharacterized protein LOC135947090, whose product MISKVTVVACVFVVLASMSTAQRPLYNGYTGGWPWLTTGPQTNTPTTTPTSNNNNNGGLGDGKPFLMPVQSVRFRFYNNVPIEGPGMPCIGCVYKYTSNGFVMVRP is encoded by the coding sequence ATCTCGAAAGTGACAGTGGTCGCGTGCGTCTTTGTGGTGCTGGCGTCGATGAGTACGGCGCAGCGTCCGTTGTACAACGGCTACACTGGCGGATGGCCGTGGTTGACTACTGGGCCCCAGACCAACACACCAACCACCACACCAACctcaaacaacaacaacaatggTGGACTTGGAGACGGCAAGCCGTTCCTCATGCCGGTCCAGTCCGTGAGATTCAGATTCTACAACAATGTGCCCATCGAGGGACCTGGCATGCCGTGCATCGGATGCGTTTACAAGTACACCAGCAACGGATTTGTGATGGTCAGGCCTTGA